GGGAACGCGCCGCGACGGCGGCGGCGCGCGCGGCCCTCGCCGCGAAGGCGGGAAAGTGAGGATCCTCGCGCCGGTCGACTCCGCCGCCGAGGCCGACGCGCTGGCGGGCCTGGGCGCGCGCGAGCTCTACGGTGGCTACGTGCCGGCGGGCTGGGTCGACCGGTTCGCGCTGGCCGCGGCGCCCAACCGCCGGAGCTTCGCGGAGGCGCAGATCGGCGATCCCGGTGAGCTGCGGGCGGTGATCGCCGCCGCCCACGCCCGCGGCGCCGAGTTCTTCCTGACGGTCAACGCGCCCGTCTACTGCCGCGACCAGTACCCGCCGCTGCTGGACCTGATCGAGGAAGCGCTCGCGGCCGGGGCCGACGCGCTCATCGCCGCGGACCCCGGGCTGCTCATCGAGGCCCGGGCGCGCTGGCCCGGGGTGCGGGTGCATCTCTCGACGCTCGCCGACGTCGCCAACCACGGGGCCGTGGCGTTCTGGCGGCGACTCGGCGTCGAGCGCATCACCCTGCCGCGGCACCTGACGCTGGGGGCGGTCGCGGCG
This window of the bacterium genome carries:
- a CDS encoding U32 family peptidase, giving the protein MRILAPVDSAAEADALAGLGARELYGGYVPAGWVDRFALAAAPNRRSFAEAQIGDPGELRAVIAAAHARGAEFFLTVNAPVYCRDQYPPLLDLIEEALAAGADALIAADPGLLIEARARWPGVRVHLSTLADVANHGAVAFWRRLGVERITLPRHLTLGAVAALLAAAPGMRFDAFVLYGQCANDEGQCTFSHDHPARVWPCVQRYRIEPLVDSAAARAAAAAQRGWGGLSRAD